A window from Variovorax sp. PBL-E5 encodes these proteins:
- a CDS encoding tripartite tricarboxylate transporter permease, producing MDILHNLAFGFEHALTLQNLLYCALGCTVGTLVGLLPGLGPLSTISLLLPLTYSIPTGGALIMLAGIYYGAQYGDSVSAITMKIPHASSIVACIDGYQMTLKGKTGLALFTAGISSFIGGTVAIVVLSTMAPALGEVGFLFGPADYCSLMLLGFFCVSFVSSGSLLNGLAMAMVGVLLGMVGTDVNSGVARYTMNLPFLTDGIGLISIALGCFGIAEVVKNLDMKNVLTPFNGKIKLMPTWPEFKRIIPSALRGSVIGSILGILPGGGPTIAQFAAYAADKRFSKHKHEIGSGAIEGVAGQAAADEAAARTSFIPLMAIGIPENAVMALMMAAFIVKGIQPGPNMIATHPDLFWGLVASMWVGNCFLVLLNVPLVRYWLSVFKIPYVVLFPAIMFFCCIGTFSINNSLDDIYTTAVFGLIGYLFLRLDMEAAPLMLGFILGPMLEENFRRAMLLSRGSFSGFVNRPISATLLSVIGAVIVWQVVAFARAMRKKRGGPVPALAEGMSATLPGTL from the coding sequence ATGGACATCCTGCATAACCTTGCGTTCGGTTTCGAGCACGCACTGACGCTTCAGAATCTTCTGTATTGCGCCCTCGGGTGCACGGTGGGCACGCTCGTCGGACTGCTGCCGGGCCTGGGTCCTCTGTCGACCATCAGCCTGTTGCTTCCGCTGACCTATTCGATTCCCACAGGCGGCGCACTCATCATGCTCGCCGGCATCTACTACGGTGCGCAATACGGGGACAGCGTGAGCGCCATCACGATGAAGATCCCGCATGCGAGCAGCATCGTGGCATGCATTGACGGCTACCAGATGACGCTCAAGGGCAAGACGGGGTTGGCCTTGTTCACCGCGGGCATCTCCAGCTTCATCGGCGGCACGGTCGCGATCGTCGTGCTGTCGACGATGGCGCCGGCGCTCGGCGAAGTCGGCTTTCTGTTCGGACCGGCTGACTACTGTTCGCTGATGCTTCTCGGGTTCTTCTGCGTCAGCTTCGTGAGCAGTGGCAGCCTGCTGAACGGCCTGGCGATGGCAATGGTGGGTGTTCTGCTGGGCATGGTCGGCACCGACGTCAACAGCGGCGTTGCGCGCTACACCATGAACCTGCCTTTCCTGACGGACGGCATCGGCCTGATCAGCATTGCGCTGGGTTGCTTCGGTATTGCAGAGGTCGTGAAGAACCTCGACATGAAGAACGTGCTGACGCCCTTCAACGGCAAGATCAAGCTCATGCCGACGTGGCCCGAGTTCAAGCGCATCATTCCGAGTGCCCTGCGTGGCAGCGTGATCGGCTCGATCCTCGGCATCCTGCCCGGCGGCGGCCCCACGATCGCGCAGTTCGCGGCCTACGCAGCCGACAAGCGCTTCAGCAAGCACAAGCACGAGATCGGCAGCGGCGCGATCGAAGGCGTGGCCGGCCAGGCGGCAGCCGACGAGGCCGCGGCACGCACCAGTTTCATCCCGCTCATGGCCATCGGCATTCCGGAGAACGCCGTCATGGCGCTGATGATGGCGGCCTTCATCGTCAAGGGCATCCAGCCCGGCCCGAACATGATCGCCACCCACCCCGATCTGTTCTGGGGTCTGGTGGCCAGCATGTGGGTCGGCAACTGTTTTCTCGTGCTGCTCAACGTGCCCCTGGTGCGCTACTGGCTGTCGGTGTTCAAGATCCCGTATGTCGTTCTGTTCCCGGCGATCATGTTCTTCTGCTGTATTGGTACCTTCAGCATCAACAACAGCCTGGATGACATCTACACCACGGCCGTCTTCGGCCTGATCGGCTACTTGTTCCTGAGGCTCGACATGGAAGCGGCACCGCTCATGCTGGGCTTCATTCTCGGGCCCATGCTGGAAGAGAACTTTCGCCGTGCCATGCTCCTGAGCCGCGGCAGTTTCAGCGGCTTCGTCAACCGGCCGATCAGCGCGACCCTGCTTTCCGTCATCGGTGCGGTGATCGTGTGGCAAGTCGTGGCGTTTGCGCGGGCCATGCGGAAGAAGAGGGGCGGTCCGGTTCCCGCGTTGGCCGAAGGCATGTCGGCAACCTTGCCCGGCACGCTTTGA